The following DNA comes from Bradyrhizobium sp. SK17.
GGCTGACCGGCACGGTGAGCTTGAGCGGCCCGGTGGAGAGATCGTAGCGGCAGATCGCCACCGCGAAGGCCGGATCCATCAGCGGCATCGGAGCATGGCTCGGGTCGGCCAGCGGCAACTGCGTCACCTCGTTCAGCTTGGTCACCGGCGTCAGCCGCGAATAGGCGTCCTGCGAGGCGATGCGCGGCAGCGCCAGCACGCTGACGAGGTGCACCACGCCGCCGAGCAGCACACCTGCGAGGATGGTGAACAGCACGCGGATCATGGGCAGCCTGTCGTCGTGATCGCGGGCATCGGCGCGTCGCGCTGGGTGCGGGTCGCGACCCCGACCGGCGTGTCGTAGAGCCGCAGCATCAGCGCGTAGCGCTCGATGCCGCCGGTCGGCAGCCAGTTGCCGGCGCGCGAGCGCGAAGCGATGTGGATCTCGAAGGTGCCGTCGGAGGCGCGCATGATCTCCTGGCTGGTGAAGCCGTAGCGTTGCAGCGAATTCGCCACCAGGTGGCCCTTGCGATCGAACAGCGTCAGCGTCCAGAACCGCGCCGCCGGCGTCACGCCGCTGACCACGATGTCGCAGCGGCCGTCGAGTGGCTTGTTCTTGTCG
Coding sequences within:
- a CDS encoding DUF1214 domain-containing protein, whose amino-acid sequence is MRLLLSTLLALIIATAVGLGLTYATATRGTDLGTLKIGAWTARPKNGTSDVDPYSRATIARSGELPIGTGDGIAFSATTDDKNKPLDGRCDIVVSGVTPAARFWTLTLFDRKGHLVANSLQRYGFTSQEIMRASDGTFEIHIASRSRAGNWLPTGGIERYALMLRLYDTPVGVATRTQRDAPMPAITTTGCP